In Herbaspirillum seropedicae, a single window of DNA contains:
- a CDS encoding ExbD/TolR family protein: MSRTRYLQSDEPHIEIIPMIDIMMFLLIFFMVTMLKMIDVSGLKINVPQAASAATLPSKSLTIVVDKTGAMFFEGKPLEHDALVAQLKERAQTAKLEVLVAGDKEVSLENLLHVMDVARAAGIEDIGIAAKH; encoded by the coding sequence ATGAGCCGCACCCGCTACCTGCAGTCCGATGAGCCGCATATCGAGATCATCCCGATGATCGACATCATGATGTTCCTGCTGATCTTCTTCATGGTGACGATGCTCAAGATGATCGACGTCAGCGGGCTCAAGATCAACGTGCCGCAAGCGGCCAGCGCCGCCACGCTGCCCAGCAAGTCGCTCACCATCGTGGTCGACAAGACCGGTGCGATGTTCTTCGAAGGCAAGCCGCTCGAGCATGATGCACTGGTAGCCCAGTTGAAGGAGCGCGCCCAGACGGCCAAGCTGGAAGTGCTGGTGGCCGGCGACAAGGAGGTGTCGCTGGAAAACCTGCTGCATGTGATGGATGTGGCGCGCGCTGCTGGCATCGAAGACATCGGCATCGCCGCCAAGCATTGA
- a CDS encoding MotA/TolQ/ExbB proton channel family protein — translation MSNLEQLLELSRQSMGIIPILALLLLVVLAVSVERFIFFARCLPSGKQIDQALMRADHRNDAALQDIAQRYRATVFGPTLHAAVESRALASGEAMDRYIDEAIVRTMPELDRALWLLGAAITLGPLIGLLGTIIGITESFNVLGTAGSSSGAVTNGIGHSLLATGCGLLVAIAGVAANSYFSKRVRLALLELDLIKLVFIKQHCLLEESIVLRHNAEAHPAGQGKAAPKRTADVAYAGAAS, via the coding sequence ATGTCCAATCTTGAACAACTGCTGGAACTGAGCCGCCAATCGATGGGCATCATTCCCATCCTGGCCCTGCTATTGCTGGTGGTGCTGGCCGTCTCGGTCGAGCGCTTCATCTTCTTTGCCCGCTGCCTGCCGTCGGGCAAGCAGATCGACCAGGCGCTCATGCGCGCTGATCATCGCAATGATGCCGCCCTGCAGGACATCGCCCAGCGCTACCGCGCAACCGTGTTCGGGCCGACCCTGCATGCGGCGGTCGAGTCGCGCGCACTGGCCTCGGGCGAAGCCATGGACCGCTACATCGACGAGGCCATCGTGCGCACCATGCCGGAACTGGACCGGGCCTTGTGGCTGCTGGGCGCAGCCATCACGCTGGGGCCGCTGATTGGTCTGTTGGGCACCATCATCGGCATCACCGAATCCTTCAACGTCCTGGGCACCGCCGGCAGCAGCAGCGGAGCGGTGACCAACGGCATCGGCCATTCCCTGCTGGCTACGGGTTGCGGCCTGCTGGTGGCCATCGCCGGGGTGGCGGCCAACAGCTATTTCTCCAAGCGGGTGCGCCTGGCCCTGCTGGAGCTGGACCTGATCAAGCTGGTCTTCATCAAGCAGCACTGCCTGCTGGAAGAGTCCATCGTGCTGCGCCACAACGCCGAGGCGCATCCTGCCGGGCAGGGCAAGGCCGCGCCCAAGCGCACCGCCGACGTGGCCTATGCAGGAGCCGCATCATGA
- a CDS encoding TonB-dependent receptor, translated as MSLAILSVLPLLAQAADETPVGEATPGSATQEGSVKRLDSVVVTRKRSQTSAAVAGKQVEDRVMDSVTREQVERLPDSTVTDVVRRVAGVSVTFNPDNVNGRDKAQFIAIRGLDGSYNNVTINGAPMASVDQTTRSARTNMLPASMVKEVQVFKTWTPDMDPNAVGGSVNIVSRSAFDNGGKPTFSATGAVGHAAGTGKVASGAEGLAKKSDVTFSNTFGPDQRFGYVISANFEKENTVSIGHMTTDNIFYNYYNANGSIANPASSGGPNTGNGFPVPQQFKYWQHLKNSETSGFNAKLEGRFTPDLNGFVGFGYNSDSTHILRNETFIDDSRSTGNNPVQNQTPTSGQFALGEAEAGYAASTIKRTTSVLQGGLDWKLDDSQVLSLRSSFSQAKHREPRELAKYIFANFAYPGAGSAPVLSGTNALGMSYNTSGFEPSVALNNPSNFTNLNNWQAYYWRKEMVKIDDQVGDVKLDYRWNMDQDARGLGAGVGVDYRRLEHSYDYVNNQYYPTSGGLTLAGNGSVSSTIMPYSGGLPFILVNGGQAWQQFAANQGQIAASSGNSVNSLQSNYSHSEQTAALYAMASYRTDQWSGLFGLRQDNTNHSTTGNVRNVSNGATTWASQTKDSSYRYLLPAASLIFSATDDVKLKLAASKTIGRPNFDAYAPNTTINQNTDGSVTVTQGNPDIKPRESTNLDASAEWYLPRSSLLSVALFNKKIKNEIYTLSSQGSLFYNGATRAASISQPVNASSSRINGVELSYVQGSLGWISPALQGLGFSANLSFFDGRLNAAASNGGTRTIQNLVNQPDQIRNLTVFYNYQKLDVSAAYNWTGRSLRLVDSSLASRDVYWQARKQIDLQARYDLGQGWRAFAEVANLTNSPVTSVTGPNKDLLKDTFSMGRMIWVGLNYSPKDL; from the coding sequence ATGAGCCTGGCGATCCTGTCGGTGCTGCCGCTGCTGGCGCAGGCCGCCGATGAGACGCCGGTGGGGGAGGCCACGCCGGGCAGTGCGACGCAGGAGGGCAGCGTCAAGCGCCTCGACAGCGTGGTGGTCACGCGCAAGCGCAGCCAGACCAGTGCGGCGGTGGCGGGCAAGCAGGTGGAAGACCGTGTCATGGACAGCGTGACCCGGGAACAGGTGGAGCGCCTGCCCGATTCCACGGTGACCGATGTGGTTCGGCGCGTGGCTGGGGTATCGGTCACCTTCAATCCGGACAACGTGAACGGACGTGACAAGGCCCAGTTCATCGCCATCCGCGGCCTGGATGGCAGCTACAACAACGTCACCATCAACGGCGCGCCCATGGCGTCGGTCGACCAGACCACCCGTAGCGCCCGCACCAACATGCTGCCGGCCTCGATGGTCAAGGAAGTCCAGGTATTCAAGACCTGGACGCCCGACATGGACCCCAATGCCGTGGGCGGCTCGGTCAATATCGTCAGCCGCAGCGCCTTCGACAATGGCGGCAAGCCCACCTTCAGCGCCACCGGTGCAGTCGGCCATGCCGCCGGCACCGGCAAGGTGGCCTCGGGCGCGGAAGGGCTGGCCAAGAAATCGGATGTGACCTTCAGCAATACCTTTGGTCCGGACCAGCGCTTCGGCTATGTCATCTCGGCCAACTTCGAGAAGGAAAACACGGTCTCCATCGGTCACATGACCACCGACAACATCTTCTACAACTACTACAACGCCAACGGCAGCATCGCCAATCCGGCCTCTTCGGGCGGCCCCAATACCGGCAATGGCTTCCCGGTGCCGCAGCAGTTCAAGTACTGGCAACATCTGAAGAACAGCGAGACCAGCGGCTTCAACGCCAAGCTGGAAGGGCGCTTCACGCCGGATCTGAACGGTTTCGTGGGCTTTGGCTACAACAGCGATTCCACCCACATCCTGCGCAACGAGACCTTCATCGACGACAGCCGCAGCACCGGCAACAACCCGGTCCAGAACCAGACGCCCACCAGCGGACAGTTCGCGCTTGGCGAGGCCGAGGCCGGCTATGCCGCCTCGACCATCAAGCGCACCACCTCGGTGCTGCAGGGCGGACTGGACTGGAAGCTGGACGACAGCCAGGTGCTGTCTCTGCGCTCGTCCTTCTCGCAAGCCAAGCATCGCGAGCCGCGCGAACTGGCCAAGTACATCTTCGCCAACTTTGCCTATCCCGGCGCCGGTTCCGCGCCTGTGCTCAGCGGCACCAATGCGCTGGGCATGAGCTACAACACTTCCGGTTTCGAGCCTTCGGTGGCGCTGAACAATCCGTCCAACTTCACCAACCTGAACAACTGGCAGGCCTATTACTGGCGCAAGGAAATGGTCAAGATCGATGACCAGGTCGGTGACGTGAAGCTGGATTACCGCTGGAACATGGACCAGGATGCACGCGGCCTGGGCGCGGGCGTGGGTGTGGATTACCGGCGTCTTGAGCATAGCTATGACTACGTCAACAACCAGTATTACCCGACGTCCGGCGGCCTGACGCTGGCCGGCAACGGGTCGGTCTCCAGCACCATCATGCCCTACAGCGGCGGCCTGCCCTTCATCCTGGTCAACGGCGGCCAGGCCTGGCAGCAGTTCGCGGCCAACCAGGGCCAGATCGCCGCCAGCAGTGGCAACAGCGTCAACAGCCTGCAAAGCAATTATTCGCATAGCGAACAGACCGCCGCGCTCTACGCGATGGCGTCCTACCGCACGGATCAATGGAGCGGGCTGTTCGGTCTGCGCCAGGACAATACCAACCACTCCACCACCGGCAATGTGCGCAATGTCAGCAATGGCGCCACCACCTGGGCCTCGCAGACCAAGGATTCCAGCTACAGGTATCTGTTGCCGGCGGCCTCTCTGATCTTCAGCGCCACCGACGACGTCAAGCTCAAGCTGGCCGCCAGCAAGACCATTGGCCGTCCCAACTTCGACGCCTATGCACCCAACACCACGATCAACCAGAACACCGATGGTTCGGTCACCGTGACCCAGGGCAACCCGGACATCAAGCCGCGTGAATCGACCAACCTCGACGCCTCTGCCGAGTGGTACCTGCCGCGTTCCAGCCTGCTGTCGGTCGCGCTGTTCAACAAGAAGATCAAGAACGAGATCTATACCCTCTCCAGCCAGGGCAGCCTGTTCTACAACGGCGCCACGCGCGCGGCCTCGATCAGCCAGCCGGTCAACGCCTCCAGCTCCCGCATCAACGGGGTGGAACTGAGCTACGTGCAGGGTTCGCTGGGCTGGATCAGCCCGGCCCTGCAAGGCCTGGGCTTCAGCGCCAACCTGAGCTTCTTCGATGGACGCCTGAACGCCGCTGCCAGTAACGGCGGCACCCGCACCATCCAGAACCTGGTCAACCAGCCGGACCAGATCCGCAACCTGACCGTCTTCTACAACTACCAGAAGCTGGATGTCTCGGCCGCCTACAACTGGACCGGCCGCAGCCTGCGCCTGGTCGATTCCAGCCTGGCCAGCCGCGACGTCTACTGGCAGGCGCGCAAGCAGATCGACCTGCAGGCGCGCTATGACCTGGGCCAGGGATGGCGCGCCTTTGCCGAGGTGGCCAACCTGACCAATTCGCCCGTGACCAGCGTCACCGGTCCCAACAAGGACCTGCTCAAGGACACCTTCTCCATGGGCCGGATGATCTGGGTGGGGCTGAACTACAGCCCCAAGGACCTGTGA
- a CDS encoding LacI family DNA-binding transcriptional regulator, protein MSRLTIKDVAKAAGVSFQTVSLVLNHPEKVAPRTRELVQAAIDALNFIPNVAARSLRNISTRTLACVMFNGSSYDERSERTQDTHYHNVVQTLTRAADRAGYTLLQRNLMREDEASLVYVRDLFLAGRIDGMIAMVNRAGNPVVSELHRLGYPCVVYGMADPACHHVVQSDRQAGLAVVEHLYRSGCRRIALVTGPQKDHQPGKSREQGVPTSSEARYFGYLDGLEKCGLTPRPEWVVTGDWSLESGYRAAAQLCHQAERPDAIFLGNDRMALGALKALYDLGVKVPHEISVVGFDNMRYDDFSIPSLTSVDAPMLEMCEFAVKLLLERIEQRQEQRSQSADPAAAQAALVQKMFSTHLVIRDSTRPVM, encoded by the coding sequence ATGAGCCGCCTCACCATCAAGGACGTCGCCAAGGCCGCCGGCGTCAGTTTCCAGACGGTCTCGCTGGTGCTGAACCATCCCGAGAAAGTCGCGCCCCGAACCCGCGAGCTGGTGCAGGCGGCCATTGACGCGCTCAACTTCATTCCCAACGTCGCCGCCCGTTCGCTGCGCAATATCTCCACGCGCACCCTGGCCTGCGTGATGTTCAATGGCTCTTCCTATGACGAGCGCTCCGAACGCACCCAGGACACCCACTATCACAACGTCGTGCAGACCCTCACCCGCGCCGCCGACCGCGCCGGCTATACGCTCTTGCAGCGCAACCTGATGCGCGAAGACGAGGCCTCGCTGGTCTATGTGCGCGACCTGTTCCTGGCCGGGCGCATCGACGGCATGATCGCCATGGTCAATCGGGCCGGCAATCCGGTGGTGAGCGAACTGCATCGGCTGGGCTATCCCTGCGTGGTCTATGGCATGGCCGATCCGGCCTGTCATCACGTCGTGCAGTCGGACCGCCAGGCTGGACTGGCGGTGGTGGAGCACCTCTATCGCAGCGGCTGCCGCCGCATCGCCCTGGTCACCGGGCCGCAAAAGGATCACCAGCCCGGCAAGTCGCGTGAGCAAGGCGTCCCCACCTCCAGCGAGGCGCGCTATTTCGGCTACCTGGATGGGCTGGAAAAATGCGGCCTGACGCCGCGTCCGGAATGGGTGGTCACCGGCGACTGGTCGCTGGAGAGCGGCTACCGCGCCGCCGCCCAGCTGTGCCATCAGGCCGAGCGACCGGACGCCATCTTCCTGGGCAACGACCGCATGGCCCTGGGCGCGCTCAAGGCGCTCTACGACCTGGGCGTGAAGGTGCCGCATGAGATCAGCGTGGTCGGTTTCGACAACATGCGCTATGACGACTTCAGCATTCCCTCGCTCACCAGCGTGGACGCGCCCATGCTGGAGATGTGCGAGTTCGCCGTGAAGCTGCTGCTCGAACGCATCGAGCAGCGCCAGGAACAGCGCAGCCAGTCCGCCGATCCGGCCGCCGCCCAGGCGGCGCTGGTGCAGAAGATGTTTTCCACGCATCTGGTGATCCGCGACAGCACGCGCCCGGTCATGTGA
- a CDS encoding extracellular solute-binding protein, whose translation MISLILGLLLLLAIPRAPAASFEFWSSHAGAMAQAVRQLCAGFNAAQQQHQVRCVVPGTYEQTMQKTIATYRAAQQPALVEIYDVGTLDMMLSGAIVPVHQLMADHGYRVDWQDYLPAIRGYYTDAQGQFDSLPFNVSTAVLYLNTDQLRQAGISTLPSTWRELEQTARQLRAAGQTCPLVSDFNPWILLEQVSTIEGAPIADHDNGHQGLAAHYLFDQGLHLRFMQQLQRWHQQHLLVEAAATRTGRHTLAFTTGECAMLFDSTSAWHAIARSGLPHVAVRPLPIHADGQRHNSVPGGASLWVMKGFDRQVYAAVAAFIAYLQQPQNQRLLARQTGYLPVTRQVAAQIMDDPDHYPAAVVAGIHSLDAASQPGVGPRLGFFPQLRLAWTEQVQMALSGQQDMAQALSKARQRGDALLQRFRLTYAGPDPAPSP comes from the coding sequence TTGATCAGCCTGATACTCGGGCTGCTCCTGCTGCTGGCCATCCCGCGCGCGCCAGCAGCCAGCTTCGAGTTCTGGAGCAGCCACGCCGGCGCCATGGCGCAGGCCGTCAGGCAGTTATGCGCGGGCTTCAATGCGGCCCAGCAGCAACATCAGGTGCGATGCGTCGTCCCCGGCACCTACGAGCAGACCATGCAGAAGACCATCGCCACCTATCGCGCCGCGCAACAGCCGGCGCTGGTGGAGATCTACGATGTCGGCACGCTGGACATGATGCTGAGCGGCGCCATCGTGCCGGTGCACCAGCTGATGGCCGACCACGGCTATCGCGTGGACTGGCAGGATTACCTGCCCGCCATCCGCGGCTATTACACCGATGCCCAGGGGCAGTTCGATTCCCTGCCCTTCAATGTGTCCACCGCCGTGCTCTATCTCAATACCGACCAACTGCGCCAGGCCGGTATCAGCACCCTGCCCTCCACCTGGCGCGAGCTGGAGCAGACCGCGCGGCAATTGCGCGCCGCCGGCCAGACCTGCCCGCTGGTGAGCGACTTCAATCCCTGGATCCTGCTGGAACAGGTCAGCACCATCGAAGGCGCACCCATTGCCGACCACGACAACGGCCACCAGGGCCTGGCCGCGCACTACCTGTTCGACCAGGGATTGCACCTGCGCTTCATGCAGCAGCTCCAGCGCTGGCACCAGCAGCACCTGCTGGTGGAAGCCGCCGCCACGCGCACCGGGCGCCATACGCTGGCCTTCACCACTGGCGAATGCGCCATGCTGTTCGATTCCACCAGCGCCTGGCACGCCATCGCCCGCAGCGGCTTGCCACACGTGGCGGTTCGCCCCCTGCCTATCCATGCCGACGGCCAGCGCCACAACAGCGTGCCGGGTGGCGCCTCGCTGTGGGTGATGAAGGGATTCGACCGCCAGGTCTATGCCGCCGTGGCCGCCTTCATCGCCTATCTGCAGCAGCCGCAGAACCAGCGCCTGCTGGCCCGGCAGACTGGCTACCTGCCCGTCACGCGCCAGGTGGCAGCGCAGATCATGGACGATCCCGACCACTATCCAGCCGCGGTCGTGGCCGGCATCCATTCCCTGGACGCCGCCAGCCAGCCCGGCGTCGGGCCGCGCCTGGGCTTCTTTCCGCAACTGCGCCTGGCCTGGACCGAGCAGGTGCAGATGGCGCTATCCGGCCAGCAGGACATGGCCCAGGCCCTGTCCAAAGCGCGCCAGCGCGGCGACGCATTGCTGCAGCGGTTTCGCCTGACCTATGCGGGGCCCGATCCGGCTCCATCACCCTGA
- a CDS encoding carbohydrate ABC transporter permease, producing the protein MDARPAFPTRWFPLLLATPQMLIVFLFFLWPAVKAIAWSFYLVRPFGNGSRFVGLDNYLRILTDDSFYASLRATLVFTAGSTLLAVTIALALAACLELDVRAKRLLRSIFIWPYAVAGVVVGIVLKVLINPVTGLLAFLNQLWPGVWAPHLIGAQAMLALIAAFAWTQVPLNFILFSAALQRIPADLMGAAAIDGAGPWRRFIDIQLPMIAPALLLAGVINVIEAFTHGFGLVDALTQGGPGRSTAILAYQIYSDGFIGLDLSGSSALSVVLMLFIVALTLLQLRFFRQGAGRW; encoded by the coding sequence ATGGACGCCCGCCCTGCCTTCCCCACCCGCTGGTTTCCGCTGCTGCTGGCCACGCCGCAGATGCTGATCGTGTTCCTGTTCTTCCTGTGGCCGGCGGTCAAGGCCATCGCCTGGTCCTTCTATCTGGTGCGCCCGTTCGGCAATGGGTCGCGCTTCGTCGGGCTGGACAATTACCTGCGCATCCTCACCGATGACAGTTTCTACGCCTCCCTGCGCGCCACCCTGGTCTTCACCGCCGGCAGCACCTTGCTGGCCGTGACCATCGCCCTGGCGCTGGCCGCCTGCCTGGAACTGGACGTGCGCGCCAAGCGCCTGCTGCGCAGCATCTTCATCTGGCCCTATGCGGTGGCCGGGGTGGTGGTGGGGATCGTGCTGAAGGTGCTGATCAATCCGGTCACGGGCCTCTTGGCCTTTCTCAACCAGCTCTGGCCGGGCGTCTGGGCGCCGCATCTGATCGGCGCGCAGGCCATGCTGGCGCTCATTGCCGCCTTTGCGTGGACGCAAGTACCCTTGAATTTCATCCTGTTCTCGGCGGCCTTGCAGCGCATCCCCGCCGATCTGATGGGCGCAGCCGCCATCGACGGCGCCGGTCCATGGCGACGCTTTATCGACATCCAGTTGCCGATGATCGCACCGGCCCTGCTGCTGGCCGGCGTCATCAATGTGATCGAAGCCTTTACCCACGGCTTTGGCCTGGTCGACGCCCTCACCCAGGGCGGCCCTGGCCGCAGCACGGCCATCCTGGCCTATCAGATCTATTCGGATGGATTCATCGGGCTGGACCTGTCGGGCTCCTCGGCGCTGTCGGTCGTACTGATGCTGTTCATCGTTGCGCTGACGCTGTTGCAGCTGCGCTTTTTCCGTCAGGGAGCAGGACGATGGTAG
- a CDS encoding ABC transporter permease subunit, producing MVERHPRMTALAYCVLGLGLLLALGPLYLILCSASVTSQAWISQGMPLTPGTALLENLREVAQRIDLWRYLFNSLLVASLVVSGKLLLSSVTAFAVSYFRPRCRGLILVLLFSALLLPLEVRIVPTYAAASDLLEPLRSLLQALDLSGQQAVPSISLVNTYAGLSLPLVASATGTFLFLQFYRTIPPELVEAARIDGAGPWRFYVDILLPLSKTNFAALGAIVFISTWKDYMWPLVITSHEQMRTITLAMASFLPVESGQMPQWNLLMAAALAAIAVPAVFVVAAQRWFVKGIVGTEK from the coding sequence ATGGTAGAACGTCACCCGCGCATGACCGCGCTGGCCTACTGCGTGCTGGGACTGGGTCTGCTGCTGGCCCTGGGGCCGCTGTACCTGATCCTGTGCTCGGCCAGCGTCACCAGCCAGGCGTGGATCAGCCAGGGCATGCCGCTCACGCCCGGTACCGCGCTGCTGGAGAACCTGCGCGAGGTGGCCCAGCGCATCGACCTGTGGCGCTATCTCTTCAATAGCCTCCTGGTGGCCAGCCTGGTCGTGAGCGGCAAGCTGCTGCTGTCTTCCGTGACGGCCTTTGCGGTGTCGTATTTCCGGCCACGCTGCCGGGGACTGATCCTGGTCCTGTTGTTCAGCGCCCTGCTGCTGCCGCTGGAGGTCCGCATCGTGCCGACCTACGCCGCCGCCTCGGATCTGCTGGAACCACTGCGCAGCCTGCTGCAAGCGCTGGACCTGTCCGGCCAGCAGGCCGTGCCATCGATCAGCCTGGTCAACACCTATGCGGGCTTGTCACTGCCGCTGGTGGCCTCGGCCACCGGCACCTTCCTGTTCCTGCAGTTCTACCGCACCATCCCGCCCGAACTGGTGGAAGCCGCGCGCATCGATGGCGCCGGTCCGTGGCGCTTCTACGTCGACATCCTGCTGCCGCTGTCGAAGACCAATTTCGCGGCCCTGGGCGCCATCGTCTTCATCAGCACCTGGAAAGACTACATGTGGCCCCTGGTCATCACCAGCCACGAGCAGATGCGCACCATCACCCTGGCCATGGCCAGCTTCCTGCCGGTCGAATCCGGCCAGATGCCGCAATGGAACCTGCTGATGGCCGCCGCCCTGGCCGCCATCGCCGTTCCCGCCGTGTTCGTGGTGGCGGCGCAGCGCTGGTTCGTCAAGGGCATCGTCGGCACCGAAAAATAA
- a CDS encoding type 1 glutamine amidotransferase domain-containing protein has protein sequence MSQAKILMIVTSSSRMGDTDKPTGLWAEELAAPYYALVDAGAEVVVASTAGGRAPIDPGSVKPRGENDAIVERMLADAQLQEVIAHTRPLGELTVEGFDAVFFPGGHGTMWDLPGDAHVKAIVEAAYAGGKFVASVCHGAAGLVSAVRADGKPMVQGLRVNSFTDAEEREVGLASVVPFLLESRLRELGGVFEGTDNWQVFAIRDGQLITGQNPQSSERVAEMLLEALALRA, from the coding sequence ATGAGCCAAGCCAAGATCCTGATGATCGTCACCTCCAGCAGCCGCATGGGGGACACCGACAAACCCACGGGCCTGTGGGCCGAGGAACTGGCCGCCCCCTATTACGCCCTGGTCGATGCCGGCGCCGAGGTGGTGGTAGCCTCTACCGCAGGCGGCCGGGCGCCGATCGATCCGGGCAGCGTCAAGCCGCGTGGCGAAAACGACGCCATCGTCGAGCGCATGCTGGCCGATGCCCAACTGCAGGAAGTCATCGCCCACACCCGCCCGCTGGGCGAACTGACGGTGGAGGGTTTCGATGCGGTGTTCTTCCCTGGCGGCCACGGCACCATGTGGGATTTGCCGGGCGACGCCCATGTGAAGGCCATCGTCGAGGCAGCCTATGCGGGCGGCAAGTTCGTCGCCTCGGTCTGCCATGGCGCAGCCGGACTGGTCTCGGCGGTGCGCGCCGATGGCAAGCCCATGGTGCAGGGGCTGCGGGTCAATTCCTTCACCGATGCCGAAGAGCGCGAAGTCGGCCTGGCCAGCGTGGTGCCGTTCCTGCTGGAGAGCCGCTTGCGTGAGCTGGGCGGGGTGTTCGAAGGGACCGACAACTGGCAGGTCTTCGCCATTCGTGACGGCCAGTTGATCACCGGGCAGAATCCCCAGTCTTCCGAGCGCGTCGCCGAGATGCTGCTGGAAGCGCTGGCACTGCGCGCCTGA
- a CDS encoding LysR family transcriptional regulator: MRSFDPVQLGSIELFCKAAELGSFTAAAEALGLTPASVSRSISRLESRLGVRLFARTTRQIRLTREGELYRDQCQQALEQIADAERILTGQQKVPSGLLRISVGTPYAHYRLLPLLPRFQQAYPQIEVELSIANRVVDFVEEGYDLAIRLGVPPDSRLIAHTLEEATLGLFAAPAYLARRGQPRSIAELEQHDCIQFILPSSGRAMPWIFKDAQGRDMDFHFKSRQRIHDDVLGCVNWAIAGGGLFQIYHFIADAAVRRGELVEVLQQAGYRTRRFSILYPHNRHLSARVRAFVEFLRQAVASP, encoded by the coding sequence ATGCGCAGTTTCGACCCCGTCCAGCTAGGCAGTATCGAATTGTTCTGCAAGGCCGCCGAACTGGGCAGCTTCACCGCCGCCGCCGAAGCGCTGGGCCTGACCCCGGCCTCGGTGAGCCGCTCCATCAGCCGGCTGGAATCCCGCCTGGGCGTGCGTCTGTTTGCTCGCACCACGCGGCAGATCCGCCTCACCCGCGAAGGCGAGCTGTACCGCGACCAATGCCAGCAGGCGCTGGAACAGATTGCCGACGCCGAGCGCATCCTCACCGGCCAGCAGAAGGTCCCCAGCGGGCTCTTGCGCATCAGCGTCGGAACGCCCTATGCCCATTACCGTTTGTTGCCCTTGCTGCCGCGCTTCCAGCAGGCCTATCCGCAGATCGAGGTGGAACTGAGCATTGCCAACCGGGTGGTGGATTTCGTCGAGGAAGGCTATGACCTGGCCATCCGGCTGGGCGTGCCGCCCGATTCCCGCCTGATCGCCCATACCCTGGAAGAGGCCACCCTGGGCCTTTTCGCCGCCCCCGCCTACCTGGCCCGGCGCGGCCAGCCGCGCAGTATTGCCGAGCTGGAACAGCATGATTGCATCCAGTTCATCCTGCCCAGCAGCGGTCGCGCCATGCCCTGGATCTTCAAGGACGCCCAGGGGCGCGACATGGATTTTCACTTCAAGAGCCGCCAGCGCATCCATGATGACGTGCTGGGCTGCGTGAACTGGGCCATCGCAGGCGGTGGCCTGTTCCAGATCTATCATTTCATCGCCGACGCCGCCGTGCGTCGGGGAGAGCTGGTCGAAGTGCTGCAGCAGGCCGGCTATCGCACCCGCCGCTTTTCCATCCTGTATCCGCACAACCGGCATCTGTCGGCGCGGGTGCGGGCGTTTGTAGAATTCCTGCGACAAGCCGTGGCCAGTCCTTAG